In a genomic window of Gemmatimonadaceae bacterium:
- a CDS encoding glycosyltransferase family 4 protein, whose amino-acid sequence MFGWEFPPHLSGGLATATVGLVKGLVHRGVAVTLVVPFPVGEPQIAGLRLVSATWGRHRVRHIRIPSPAQPYGGSDFYLTSRAHLAGTEGTAVYGANLFAEVDRLTGIAGAIAQDEPHDVIHTHDWITYAAGVAARAVSGKPLVAHLHATEFDRAGDGANEWIVARERDGLQAADHVITNSRALKQQAVGRYGVPADHVTAVHWGIDDEYERWDAGPASPLPPDAPIVLFLGRVTRQKGPEYFLDVAGRVAALVPEAHFVVAGTGDLVPRMVTRAAEMGIAHRVHFAGAVAGVEVDRAFQMATVCVMPSVSEPFGLVALESLRAGTPCIVPPTAGVAEVLTHAIKIDFWDLDEMTRTVVGLLGHRDLRDQLAVRGRDEVAGPRFSLGEPARRVEAVYQRAIAAHAGAANA is encoded by the coding sequence ATGTTTGGCTGGGAGTTTCCTCCGCACCTGAGCGGCGGCTTGGCGACGGCGACCGTCGGTCTGGTGAAGGGCCTGGTGCACCGCGGCGTCGCCGTGACGCTGGTGGTGCCGTTCCCGGTAGGCGAGCCGCAGATCGCCGGTCTGCGACTGGTCAGCGCCACTTGGGGGCGCCATCGGGTCCGGCACATCCGGATCCCGTCGCCGGCGCAGCCGTACGGCGGGAGCGACTTCTACCTGACGTCGCGTGCCCACCTGGCGGGAACGGAAGGCACCGCGGTCTACGGCGCGAACCTGTTCGCGGAAGTCGACCGCCTGACGGGCATTGCGGGAGCGATCGCGCAGGACGAACCGCACGACGTCATCCACACGCATGACTGGATCACCTACGCCGCTGGAGTCGCCGCCCGCGCGGTGTCGGGCAAGCCGCTCGTCGCCCATCTGCATGCCACTGAGTTCGATCGCGCGGGCGACGGCGCGAACGAGTGGATCGTGGCCCGTGAGCGGGACGGCCTCCAGGCTGCGGATCACGTCATCACCAACAGCCGGGCCCTCAAGCAGCAGGCCGTCGGCCGCTATGGCGTTCCCGCGGATCACGTCACGGCGGTCCACTGGGGCATCGACGACGAATACGAACGCTGGGACGCGGGACCGGCCAGTCCGCTGCCGCCGGACGCGCCGATCGTGCTCTTTCTCGGGCGCGTCACGCGGCAGAAGGGTCCGGAGTACTTTCTCGATGTCGCCGGCCGGGTCGCCGCCCTCGTCCCGGAGGCCCACTTCGTGGTCGCCGGCACCGGTGATCTGGTGCCGCGGATGGTCACGCGCGCGGCCGAAATGGGCATCGCGCATCGGGTCCACTTCGCGGGCGCCGTGGCTGGTGTCGAGGTGGATCGGGCGTTCCAGATGGCCACCGTGTGCGTCATGCCGTCGGTGAGCGAACCGTTCGGACTGGTCGCGCTCGAGAGTCTCCGGGCCGGCACGCCGTGTATCGTGCCGCCGACCGCCGGCGTCGCCGAGGTGCTGACGCATGCCATCAAGATCGACTTCTGGGATCTCGACGAGATGACGCGCACCGTGGTCGGCCTCCTGGGCCACCGCGACTTGCGCGACCAACTCGCCGTGCGCGGGCGCGACGAGGTGGCGGGCCCGCGGTTCTCCCTTGGCGAACCGGCGCGGCGGGTCGAAGCGGTGTATCAACGGGCTATCGCGGCGCACGCCGGAGCGGCCAATGCGTGA